In a genomic window of Paracoccaceae bacterium:
- a CDS encoding TIGR02302 family protein codes for MASFSEADVKRTLHDVRWPLRLTYIGMTAEAFVQSLWPLLSVCLFVLAALMLGVQDMVAVEAVWAIAVVAALGGIATLGYAFLKFRLPTWSQAIARLDASLPGRPLQAMTDTQTIGATDDASSAVWRAHQARMAERAATAQPVPADLRVSKRDPYALRYLAVLVFGIALLFGSIWRVGSVSDMTPGAGGLASGPVWEGWAESPRYTGRPTIYLNDIPEGVLKVPVGSLITLRLYGEVGALTLSETVSGRTEVPPASDPAQDFTVVQNGTVEISGPGGRVWQIEIIPDAPPQIAVLDDPSASAMGEMTLPFEASDDYGVEAGEARFTLDLASVERRHGLSIDPENRPDLIVPLPTPIAGDRHAFEENLIEDFSEHPWANLPVMVRLSALDGAEQEFETEPREMVLPGRRFFDPVAAAVIEQRRDLLWSRENNGRISQILRATSYIPEDLFRKQVDALRLRKVIRQLETFAKYGLSDQMQEDLSAEMWDLAIILEEGDLADAAERMRRAQERLNEAIKNGASDEEIAELMQELRRATEDYLQQLSRQAQRQQQENDENQSGGNENGMQMTQDDLQRMMDRIQELMEQGRMAEAQQALQELQEMMENMRVTQGQQGQGGQSPGEQAMEGLSETLREQQGLSDQAFRDLQEQFNPNAQAGENEGNEGRNGGQGRGQSHEGQQGQGQGGGEQQGAQSGDPSQGEQGGDTQGSIADRQQALRDELQRQQGNLPGAGTPEGDAARDALDRAGRAMDGAEDALRENDLAEAIDNQGQAMEALREGMRALGEMMAEQQRNQQPGQGTQPSDQRAENRDPLGRESGNSGVDGDNSPLALNDDAYGRARELLDEIRRRSGEVARPEVERDYLKRLLDRF; via the coding sequence ATGGCGTCATTTTCCGAGGCTGATGTGAAACGGACACTGCACGATGTGCGCTGGCCGTTGCGACTGACATACATTGGTATGACCGCAGAAGCGTTTGTGCAAAGCCTCTGGCCCCTTCTGAGCGTCTGCCTGTTTGTGCTCGCGGCGCTGATGTTGGGCGTTCAGGACATGGTCGCCGTTGAGGCGGTGTGGGCCATCGCCGTCGTTGCAGCGTTGGGCGGGATAGCGACGCTGGGATATGCATTCCTGAAATTCAGATTACCCACATGGTCACAGGCGATTGCGCGGCTGGATGCAAGCTTGCCGGGCAGACCGCTGCAGGCGATGACGGATACGCAAACCATTGGTGCGACCGATGACGCATCTTCGGCGGTTTGGCGCGCGCATCAGGCACGTATGGCGGAGCGCGCCGCCACAGCCCAGCCGGTCCCGGCAGATTTGCGCGTTTCAAAGCGTGATCCTTATGCTTTGCGGTATCTCGCCGTACTGGTGTTCGGGATTGCTCTGCTTTTCGGGTCCATTTGGCGCGTGGGGTCAGTTTCCGATATGACCCCCGGTGCTGGTGGGCTGGCCTCTGGACCTGTATGGGAAGGTTGGGCGGAAAGCCCGCGGTATACCGGCAGGCCGACGATTTATCTCAACGATATCCCCGAAGGCGTGCTCAAAGTGCCAGTGGGCAGCCTGATCACCTTACGTCTTTACGGCGAAGTGGGTGCGTTGACCCTGTCGGAAACGGTTTCCGGCCGCACTGAGGTGCCGCCCGCCTCTGATCCAGCGCAGGATTTCACAGTTGTGCAAAATGGCACGGTCGAAATCAGCGGGCCGGGTGGGCGCGTCTGGCAGATCGAAATCATTCCGGATGCCCCGCCGCAAATTGCCGTATTGGATGACCCATCTGCCTCGGCAATGGGGGAGATGACCCTGCCGTTTGAAGCCAGCGATGATTACGGTGTTGAAGCGGGCGAGGCACGTTTCACACTTGACCTTGCTTCTGTCGAGCGGCGCCATGGTTTGAGTATTGATCCCGAAAATCGGCCCGATCTGATTGTGCCACTGCCGACGCCGATTGCGGGCGACCGACATGCGTTTGAGGAAAATCTGATTGAGGATTTCTCTGAACACCCCTGGGCAAACCTGCCGGTGATGGTGCGCCTCTCTGCGCTCGATGGGGCGGAACAGGAGTTTGAGACCGAACCGCGCGAGATGGTTTTGCCGGGACGGCGGTTCTTTGATCCGGTGGCTGCCGCGGTGATCGAACAGCGCCGCGATCTGCTCTGGTCACGTGAAAACAACGGCCGGATCAGCCAGATTTTGCGCGCAACATCTTACATTCCGGAAGATTTGTTCCGCAAGCAGGTGGATGCGTTGCGCCTGCGCAAAGTGATCCGACAGTTGGAAACATTTGCCAAATATGGCTTGAGCGATCAGATGCAAGAAGATCTGAGCGCAGAGATGTGGGACCTCGCGATTATCCTCGAAGAGGGTGATCTGGCGGATGCCGCCGAACGGATGCGCCGCGCGCAGGAACGTTTGAACGAAGCGATCAAGAACGGTGCATCAGACGAAGAAATTGCTGAACTAATGCAGGAACTGCGCCGCGCAACGGAAGATTATTTGCAACAATTGTCCCGTCAAGCGCAGCGTCAGCAGCAAGAGAACGATGAAAACCAGTCCGGCGGCAATGAAAACGGAATGCAGATGACGCAGGACGATCTGCAACGCATGATGGACCGCATTCAGGAGTTGATGGAGCAAGGGCGCATGGCCGAAGCGCAGCAAGCGCTTCAAGAACTTCAGGAAATGATGGAGAATATGCGCGTCACCCAAGGCCAGCAGGGTCAGGGCGGGCAGAGCCCGGGCGAGCAGGCCATGGAAGGGCTTTCCGAGACCTTGCGCGAACAGCAGGGTCTTTCGGATCAAGCCTTTCGGGACCTGCAGGAGCAGTTCAATCCCAACGCACAAGCCGGCGAAAACGAAGGGAATGAAGGTCGCAACGGCGGACAGGGCCGCGGACAGAGCCACGAGGGCCAACAGGGTCAAGGCCAGGGCGGCGGTGAACAACAAGGCGCACAGTCAGGTGATCCATCACAAGGTGAGCAGGGCGGTGATACGCAGGGCTCCATCGCGGATCGTCAACAAGCATTGCGGGATGAATTGCAACGCCAACAAGGCAATTTACCCGGAGCAGGAACGCCTGAAGGTGATGCCGCGCGCGACGCGCTGGACCGGGCAGGACGGGCGATGGATGGCGCCGAGGACGCGCTGCGGGAAAATGATCTGGCCGAAGCCATCGACAATCAGGGGCAAGCCATGGAGGCGCTGCGCGAGGGCATGCGGGCTCTGGGCGAGATGATGGCGGAACAGCAACGCAACCAGCAACCCGGGCAGGGCACGCAACCCTCTGACCAACGTGCGGAGAACCGCGACCCACTGGGGCGCGAGTCGGGTAACTCCGGTGTGGACGGGGATAACAGCCCGCTGGCCCTGAACGATGACGCCTATGGACGCGCGCGCGAACTGCTTGATGAAATCCGTCGCCGTTCGGGTGAAGTCGCGCGCCCCGAGGTGGAACGCGACTACCTGAAACGCCTGCTAGATCGCTTTTAA
- a CDS encoding aldehyde dehydrogenase, producing MQHFQHYIDGAFLNGSAQFESRDPATGQVWAMMPEARAEDVNAAVDAAAAAFISPEWAGTTASTRGKLLLRLADLIAENAQVLATLETRDTGKIIRETSAQIAYVAEYYRYYAGLADKIEGAHLPIDKPDMEVWLRREPIGVVAAIVPWNSQLFLSAVKIGPALAAGCTVVLKASEEGPAPMLEFARIFDQAGFPKGVLNVITGFGAECGAVLTRHPKVDHIAFTGGPETARHIVKNSAANLASTSLELGGKSPFIVFEDADIESAVNAQVSGIFAATGQSCVAGSRLIVSNKIKDVFLARLKEKAEAVVIGPPDDMATEIGPLCTKGQLQRAIDLIAVSEKVGARIITGGKALDRAGLYFEPTIVDCSDAPDAACLTNEFFGPVLCVQSFDTEGQALEIANDTAFGLASGVFTKDLTRAHRMIRGIRAGIVWVNTYRAVSPIVPFGGSGLSGHGREGGLQAALDYTTTKAVWLRTSDDPIPDPFVMR from the coding sequence ATGCAGCATTTTCAGCACTACATCGACGGCGCATTTCTGAATGGTTCGGCTCAATTTGAAAGCCGGGATCCTGCAACGGGTCAGGTTTGGGCGATGATGCCAGAAGCCCGGGCTGAAGATGTGAATGCGGCCGTGGACGCCGCTGCTGCAGCATTTATCTCTCCCGAATGGGCCGGAACAACCGCTTCGACCCGCGGGAAACTATTGCTGCGTTTGGCGGATCTTATTGCTGAGAACGCGCAGGTTTTGGCAACATTGGAAACCCGCGATACTGGCAAGATCATTCGCGAAACATCCGCCCAGATTGCCTATGTTGCGGAGTATTACCGCTACTACGCGGGCCTCGCAGACAAGATCGAAGGGGCGCATCTGCCCATCGACAAACCCGACATGGAAGTATGGCTGCGCCGCGAACCGATTGGTGTCGTTGCGGCGATCGTGCCATGGAATTCGCAGTTGTTTTTATCGGCCGTGAAAATCGGTCCCGCGCTGGCCGCAGGGTGTACCGTCGTCCTTAAGGCCTCGGAGGAGGGACCGGCGCCGATGCTGGAGTTCGCGCGGATCTTTGATCAGGCAGGCTTTCCAAAGGGCGTCTTGAACGTGATCACCGGATTTGGGGCCGAATGTGGGGCGGTTTTGACCCGCCACCCAAAAGTCGATCACATTGCGTTCACGGGTGGACCGGAAACCGCGCGCCACATCGTAAAGAACTCAGCGGCAAACCTTGCCTCGACATCGCTGGAACTGGGCGGCAAATCGCCGTTTATCGTGTTTGAAGATGCTGATATCGAAAGCGCGGTGAATGCTCAGGTTTCGGGTATTTTTGCCGCTACCGGGCAAAGCTGTGTGGCGGGATCCCGGTTGATTGTCTCCAACAAGATCAAAGATGTTTTCCTTGCCCGCCTCAAAGAAAAGGCAGAAGCCGTTGTCATTGGCCCCCCCGATGACATGGCCACTGAAATCGGACCGCTATGCACCAAGGGCCAGTTGCAAAGAGCCATTGATTTGATTGCGGTATCTGAAAAAGTGGGGGCGCGGATTATTACCGGTGGCAAGGCGCTGGACCGCGCAGGACTCTATTTCGAACCGACAATCGTCGATTGCTCTGACGCGCCCGATGCTGCCTGCCTGACAAACGAGTTCTTTGGCCCTGTCCTTTGCGTTCAGAGCTTTGACACAGAGGGGCAGGCGCTGGAGATCGCAAATGACACGGCATTCGGACTTGCGTCTGGCGTTTTCACAAAGGATCTGACCCGCGCCCATCGTATGATCCGTGGCATCCGGGCAGGCATCGTGTGGGTAAACACCTACCGCGCAGTGAGCCCTATCGTGCCCTTTGGAGGTTCCGGTCTCAGCGGTCATGGCCGTGAGGGAGGCCTGCAAGCGGCTCTCGACTACACCACCACGAAAGCCGTTTGGTTGCGCACCAGCGACGATCCGATCCCTGACCCCTTTGTAATGCGTTGA
- a CDS encoding DUF2834 domain-containing protein, giving the protein MKHLRFLWLGLAIWGAIHPMSYFLQWFNENGYDLMAMVDAWHVNAATSGLVWDLTIAAVTLTLWVIYDAYTQRKWHYLIVIPATFMIGVSCGLPLFVYLRWKHS; this is encoded by the coding sequence ATGAAACATCTGCGCTTTTTATGGCTGGGGCTTGCGATTTGGGGCGCGATCCATCCGATGAGCTATTTCCTTCAGTGGTTTAATGAAAACGGCTACGATTTGATGGCCATGGTGGATGCGTGGCATGTAAACGCAGCAACCAGCGGTCTGGTCTGGGACCTTACGATTGCAGCGGTAACACTGACGCTTTGGGTGATTTACGACGCGTATACGCAGCGAAAGTGGCACTACCTGATCGTGATTCCCGCAACTTTCATGATTGGTGTCAGCTGTGGGTTACCCCTCTTTGTCTACTTGAGATGGAAACATTCGTAA
- the argH gene encoding argininosuccinate lyase has translation MTDTPDPKSNNASNQMWGGRFAAGPDAIMEAINASIGFDKRMAAQDIAGSRAHAAMLRATGILEASDVDAIREGLLTVLSEIEDGTFVFSAALEDIHMNVEARLKEIIGEPAGRLHTGRSRNDQVATDFKLWVRDQLDAAESGLLALIRALLAQAEAGSDWVMPGFTHLQTAQPVTWGHHMMAYVEMFGRDLSRVRDARARMNTSPLGAAALAGTSFPIDRDMTAQELGFDGPAANSLDAVSDRDFALEFLGAASICAMHLSRFAEELVIWSSAQFRFVSLSDRFSTGSSIMPQKKNPDAAELIRAKVGRIFGANTALMMVMKGLPLTYSKDMQEDKEQVFDAADNLMLALAAMSGMVADMTANRDSLAAAAGSGFSTATDLADWLVRKLNLPFRDAHHITGSLVALAESRGCDLPDLTLEDMKSAHQDITSDVFHVLGVENSVNSRTSYGGTAPAQVRIQIARWKETVG, from the coding sequence ATGACCGACACGCCCGACCCCAAATCCAACAATGCCTCCAACCAGATGTGGGGCGGCCGCTTTGCTGCCGGTCCTGATGCGATCATGGAGGCGATCAACGCCTCCATCGGCTTCGACAAAAGGATGGCAGCGCAGGATATTGCAGGGTCGCGCGCGCACGCCGCGATGCTGAGAGCAACCGGCATTTTGGAAGCTAGCGATGTTGATGCCATTCGGGAAGGCCTCCTCACAGTCTTGTCAGAAATAGAGGACGGCACATTCGTATTCTCCGCAGCGCTCGAAGACATCCACATGAACGTCGAAGCGCGCCTGAAAGAAATCATCGGGGAACCGGCAGGGCGTTTGCATACTGGGCGCAGTCGAAACGATCAGGTCGCGACGGATTTCAAACTTTGGGTGCGTGATCAACTGGATGCCGCTGAGAGCGGCTTGCTGGCTTTGATCCGGGCGCTGCTGGCGCAGGCTGAGGCCGGGTCGGATTGGGTGATGCCGGGCTTTACCCATCTGCAAACGGCTCAGCCGGTGACATGGGGCCACCACATGATGGCCTATGTGGAGATGTTTGGCCGTGATCTGAGCCGCGTGCGCGATGCCCGCGCGCGTATGAATACCTCACCATTGGGGGCTGCGGCACTGGCGGGCACGTCCTTTCCAATTGACCGGGATATGACAGCACAGGAGCTGGGTTTTGATGGCCCGGCCGCGAATTCCTTGGATGCGGTAAGTGACAGGGATTTCGCGTTGGAATTTCTGGGTGCGGCCAGCATTTGTGCGATGCATCTGAGCCGTTTCGCCGAGGAATTGGTGATCTGGTCCTCCGCGCAATTCCGCTTTGTAAGCTTGAGTGACCGGTTTTCGACCGGGTCGTCCATTATGCCGCAGAAGAAAAACCCGGACGCTGCGGAATTGATCCGCGCGAAGGTGGGTCGGATTTTCGGAGCCAATACGGCCCTGATGATGGTGATGAAAGGATTGCCGCTGACCTATTCCAAAGACATGCAGGAGGACAAGGAACAAGTCTTTGATGCGGCCGATAACCTGATGCTGGCCTTGGCGGCGATGTCAGGCATGGTCGCGGATATGACTGCAAATCGCGACAGTCTTGCAGCGGCCGCCGGTTCCGGGTTTTCCACAGCCACGGATTTGGCGGATTGGCTGGTGCGCAAGTTGAACCTGCCGTTTCGCGATGCTCATCACATCACCGGCAGTCTAGTCGCGCTCGCCGAAAGCCGTGGTTGTGATCTGCCGGATCTGACACTGGAAGATATGAAATCAGCACATCAAGACATCACGTCCGACGTATTTCATGTGCTTGGGGTGGAAAATTCGGTAAACAGTCGTACGTCTTATGGTGGAACTGCACCGGCTCAAGTCCGGATCCAGATTGCGCGATGGAAGGAGACTGTTGGATGA
- a CDS encoding TlpA disulfide reductase family protein has product MKRILAALVYTALGAGAILAPTGAEADLTQAALLREGDMKKLVFHDVPEAVSAANFDLADGAGKQSLKAYEGKYILLNFWATWCAPCRKEMPQLSELQAEFGGDNFEVVTIATGRNSPAGIQKFFTEIGVDNLPRHQDPKQALASQMGIFGLPITVLIDPQGREVARLRGDADWASDSAKAIIKAAITE; this is encoded by the coding sequence ATGAAAAGAATACTTGCAGCGCTCGTTTATACGGCCCTTGGCGCGGGCGCAATCTTGGCTCCGACGGGGGCTGAAGCCGATTTGACCCAAGCGGCCTTGTTGCGCGAAGGCGATATGAAAAAACTGGTTTTTCACGACGTCCCTGAAGCGGTTTCAGCAGCAAATTTTGACCTGGCGGATGGTGCCGGCAAGCAATCTCTCAAGGCTTATGAAGGAAAATACATCCTCTTGAATTTCTGGGCCACATGGTGCGCGCCCTGCCGCAAAGAAATGCCTCAACTCTCCGAATTGCAGGCTGAATTTGGCGGCGACAATTTTGAGGTGGTTACGATTGCGACCGGACGGAATTCGCCTGCCGGCATCCAAAAATTCTTTACCGAAATCGGCGTTGACAATCTGCCGCGCCATCAGGATCCAAAACAGGCCCTCGCAAGTCAGATGGGGATCTTCGGCTTGCCAATTACAGTCCTGATCGATCCCCAGGGGCGCGAAGTGGCAAGATTACGCGGAGATGCGGATTGGGCAAGTGACAGCGCCAAGGCTATCATAAAGGCTGCTATCACTGAATAG
- a CDS encoding ATP-binding cassette domain-containing protein, giving the protein MIELENVAYSYGGGALLSEISLKLAPGSFHFLTGPSGAGKTTLLKLCYGALLPTSGEVVLFGDDLRSLERDGIAMLRRRIGVVHQDCRFLDHLSVSENIALPLNVSGRQDEAEGGDLSELMAWVGLTHRANALPPELSGGERQRAALARAVIMSPDAVLADEPTGNVDWEMSQRLLRLLVELNKMGKTVLIATHDLSLIRAAKTQVQARVLRIANQRVQLAGADL; this is encoded by the coding sequence GTGATTGAGCTGGAAAATGTCGCTTACAGCTATGGCGGCGGCGCGCTTCTGTCTGAAATTTCTTTAAAACTGGCTCCCGGTTCGTTCCATTTTTTGACCGGGCCGTCCGGTGCAGGCAAGACGACCCTGCTCAAGCTGTGTTACGGCGCGCTCTTGCCAACATCGGGTGAGGTCGTGCTTTTTGGCGATGACCTGCGCAGCCTGGAACGCGACGGTATCGCTATGCTCAGGCGGCGGATCGGTGTGGTGCATCAGGACTGTCGTTTTCTGGACCACTTGTCCGTCTCTGAAAACATCGCCTTGCCGCTGAACGTGTCAGGGCGTCAGGATGAGGCCGAAGGCGGTGATCTGAGCGAGCTGATGGCGTGGGTCGGATTGACACATCGCGCGAATGCCTTACCACCCGAGTTGTCCGGGGGGGAGCGCCAGCGCGCCGCTCTGGCGCGTGCCGTGATCATGTCACCAGACGCTGTTTTGGCGGATGAACCGACCGGTAACGTGGATTGGGAAATGTCGCAGCGCCTGCTACGCTTGCTGGTTGAACTGAACAAAATGGGCAAGACCGTTTTGATTGCGACCCATGATCTGAGCCTGATCCGCGCCGCGAAAACCCAAGTGCAGGCACGCGTGCTCAGAATAGCCAATCAGCGGGTTCAACTGGCGGGTGCGGATCTATGA
- the lysA gene encoding diaminopimelate decarboxylase, translating to MDHFLYRDGELFAEDVSVSAIAQAVGTPCYIYSTATLLRHFRLFDEALEGLDHLVCYAMKAASNQAILKTLAQAGAGMDVVSGGEYMRAKAAGVPGERIVFSGVGKTAAEIRLALEGGIRQFNVESEPEMEVLNATARAMGETAPITIRVNPDVDAKTHAKIATGKSENKFGIPISRARDVYALAATMEGLDVIGIDVHIGSQLTELAPYELAYQKVAELTEQLRADGHVIRRLDLGGGLGIPYARDNQAPPLPSDYGALIKRTLGHLGCEIEIEPGRLIAGNAGIMVSEVIYVKSGEDRDFLIIDGAMNDLIRPAMYDAYHDIIPVQEPEPGIEQAKFDIVGPVCESGDTFAKQRVMPPVAAGALVAFRSAGAYGAVMSSEYNSRPLIPEVLVHKDQFAVIRRRPTFDEMINRDTIPEWL from the coding sequence ATGGATCATTTTCTATATCGCGATGGCGAACTCTTTGCTGAGGACGTTTCCGTTTCCGCGATCGCACAGGCTGTCGGTACTCCCTGTTACATCTATTCGACGGCGACGCTTTTGCGGCATTTTCGTCTTTTTGACGAAGCGCTCGAGGGGCTGGATCACCTCGTGTGTTACGCGATGAAAGCGGCCAGCAATCAAGCGATCCTAAAGACGTTGGCGCAGGCCGGGGCGGGCATGGATGTGGTCTCGGGAGGCGAATACATGCGCGCCAAAGCCGCTGGTGTTCCGGGCGAGCGCATTGTTTTTTCCGGTGTCGGTAAAACAGCCGCGGAAATTCGTTTGGCGCTGGAGGGCGGCATCCGCCAGTTCAACGTCGAATCTGAACCCGAGATGGAAGTTCTGAACGCCACAGCGCGTGCCATGGGGGAAACGGCACCTATCACCATCCGCGTGAACCCGGATGTGGATGCAAAGACCCATGCCAAAATTGCCACCGGCAAGTCGGAAAATAAGTTTGGCATTCCCATTTCGCGGGCCCGCGACGTTTATGCGTTGGCCGCGACGATGGAAGGTTTGGATGTGATTGGAATTGACGTCCACATCGGCAGCCAGCTGACCGAACTTGCGCCTTATGAACTGGCCTATCAGAAAGTTGCCGAGCTGACCGAACAACTGCGCGCGGATGGGCATGTAATTCGGCGGCTGGATCTGGGTGGCGGTTTGGGCATTCCTTATGCGCGCGACAATCAAGCCCCGCCGTTGCCGTCCGACTATGGCGCCTTGATCAAACGTACGTTGGGGCATCTTGGTTGCGAAATCGAGATTGAGCCGGGGCGCTTGATCGCCGGTAATGCGGGCATCATGGTCAGCGAAGTTATTTATGTGAAATCCGGTGAAGACCGCGATTTTCTGATCATTGACGGCGCAATGAACGATCTGATCCGTCCTGCGATGTATGATGCCTATCATGACATCATCCCCGTGCAGGAACCTGAACCGGGGATTGAGCAGGCCAAATTTGATATTGTGGGGCCAGTTTGCGAATCTGGTGACACATTCGCAAAACAGCGCGTGATGCCTCCAGTGGCCGCCGGGGCGTTGGTCGCCTTCCGCTCAGCGGGCGCATATGGCGCGGTAATGAGCAGCGAATACAACTCGCGTCCGCTTATTCCCGAGGTTTTGGTGCATAAAGATCAATTTGCGGTTATTCGCCGACGTCCGACCTTTGACGAAATGATAAATCGCGATACCATACCGGAATGGCTTTGA
- a CDS encoding zinc-ribbon domain-containing protein: MRLICPNCNAQYDVPDNAMLPGGRDVQCSNCEHTWYQDFPEDNADSEGSPPELAVPRQDKIPQPSESDASRIKVDPSEGTTQTVSQTSESALTPPIPSRKPLDPSVASVLQEEAQLEARARRSENAGPVETQPDLGLNETSRDDETKKRADKARARMIRPAPENTGASADETAVAVASTRRALLPDIQEINSTMRSNNDRSPNEDPGQTAQIEARERRGFARGFTLMVVLAAVLTLLYVMSPQVAKALPQAEAGINAYVATVDQGRAWLNGQIEAILTWLDTVIAPSGS; this comes from the coding sequence ATGCGTTTGATTTGTCCCAACTGTAATGCGCAATACGATGTACCTGACAATGCCATGTTGCCGGGCGGACGGGACGTCCAGTGTTCGAATTGCGAACACACCTGGTATCAGGACTTTCCGGAAGACAATGCGGATAGTGAGGGATCGCCGCCTGAATTGGCCGTGCCACGTCAGGATAAAATCCCGCAACCGTCGGAATCTGACGCAAGTCGCATCAAGGTCGACCCATCTGAAGGGACGACACAGACAGTCTCACAAACTTCTGAGAGCGCTTTGACGCCGCCAATACCCAGCCGGAAACCACTTGATCCCAGTGTGGCCAGTGTTTTGCAGGAGGAGGCTCAGCTTGAAGCACGGGCACGCAGGAGCGAAAATGCCGGCCCGGTGGAGACGCAACCTGACCTTGGCTTGAATGAGACAAGCAGAGACGACGAGACAAAAAAGCGCGCAGACAAAGCCCGGGCAAGAATGATCCGTCCGGCTCCGGAAAATACCGGGGCTTCGGCAGATGAAACGGCCGTCGCCGTAGCAAGCACGCGCCGCGCACTTTTGCCTGATATTCAGGAGATCAACTCGACCATGCGGTCCAACAACGACCGTTCACCAAACGAGGATCCGGGACAAACTGCACAAATAGAAGCGCGCGAACGACGTGGTTTTGCCCGCGGTTTTACACTGATGGTCGTTCTGGCGGCTGTGTTGACACTGCTCTATGTGATGTCGCCACAAGTGGCGAAAGCCCTGCCGCAAGCGGAAGCAGGGATCAACGCTTATGTTGCAACAGTCGATCAGGGGCGTGCATGGCTCAACGGTCAGATCGAAGCGATCCTCACCTGGCTTGACACGGTCATCGCACCAAGTGGTTCTTGA
- a CDS encoding VPLPA-CTERM sorting domain-containing protein produces MNRLVKLVGTVLALATAPLGASALTIDFDALQSGSLQPVPLTTFTEDGYEFLVSFSRTSGRRIAGAAIFDSANPVNGDTDLSPVAQGDNGVFGNILILQEFGSAVPDDAAAAGTITLTLLSGPAFRFLGASAIDDTDFKFSSIIDGTTQALGTIDIGDVEGNLPGGTRMLTFGTPSQRIGVNDSIFIEIGGSGGVDSLQIAPVPVPAALPMLVAGLGALTLVARRRKQHV; encoded by the coding sequence ATGAATAGACTTGTTAAACTGGTAGGCACGGTGCTTGCTCTGGCTACGGCCCCGTTGGGGGCATCGGCATTGACGATTGATTTCGATGCGCTGCAGTCTGGCAGCCTTCAACCCGTGCCCCTGACCACATTTACCGAAGATGGCTATGAGTTTCTGGTGAGTTTTTCACGTACGTCCGGCAGGCGCATCGCCGGGGCTGCGATTTTTGACTCAGCAAACCCGGTAAATGGTGACACCGACCTGTCGCCAGTTGCGCAGGGAGACAATGGCGTTTTTGGAAACATCCTGATTTTGCAGGAATTCGGCTCAGCCGTCCCCGATGACGCGGCGGCAGCGGGCACAATCACTTTGACGCTGCTGAGCGGCCCTGCATTTCGCTTCCTTGGAGCTTCGGCAATTGATGATACCGACTTCAAGTTTTCCTCGATCATTGACGGGACGACGCAAGCCCTTGGAACCATTGATATTGGTGACGTCGAAGGCAACCTGCCCGGTGGTACACGGATGCTCACTTTCGGCACACCTTCGCAACGTATTGGTGTAAACGATTCCATCTTCATTGAAATCGGGGGCTCTGGTGGCGTGGACTCCTTGCAAATCGCTCCGGTTCCAGTGCCTGCTGCTTTGCCAATGCTGGTGGCGGGTCTGGGTGCCCTCACCCTGGTCGCGCGGCGCCGCAAACAACACGTCTGA